A single Candidatus Hydrogenedentota bacterium DNA region contains:
- the rplQ gene encoding 50S ribosomal protein L17: MRHRKAGKRLGRQMSHRKATMKALALALFKYRAIETGVAKAKELRRFAEPLITLAKVDSVHNRRQAYAVLRDRDVVTSLFTEIAPAYAERPGGYTRILRTGHRVGDKAEMARIELVDLGEAKES; this comes from the coding sequence ATGAGGCACAGAAAAGCCGGCAAGCGGCTCGGCCGCCAGATGTCGCATCGCAAGGCGACGATGAAGGCCCTAGCCCTTGCCTTGTTCAAGTACCGCGCCATCGAGACGGGTGTCGCCAAGGCCAAGGAATTGCGCCGGTTCGCCGAGCCCTTGATCACGCTGGCCAAGGTGGATTCCGTGCACAACCGCCGCCAAGCCTATGCCGTCTTGCGCGACCGCGACGTAGTCACCAGCCTGTTCACGGAGATTGCGCCCGCCTACGCCGAGCGGCCCGGCGGCTATACGCGCATCCTGCGGACCGGGCATCGCGTCGGCGACAAGGCCGAGATGGCTCGCATCGAGCTCGTAGACCTGGGCGAAGCCAAAGAAAGCTGA
- a CDS encoding sugar phosphate isomerase/epimerase, with translation MSNIGIALQLYTVRDAAAHDLPGTLRRCREAGFDYVQWSAMPDLPAPAIRDALDQAGLKAIAAHCAVEPLETDLAAVSAFWRTVGAPDLASGGMMSDCLDSIDAWRRGAARLDALGARLRGAGMRLSYHNHAFELERFAGDPRLKLDILYEETDATHLCAEFDTAWLAVGGADPAAYIRKYAGRCPLLHVKDLAPARDAPGRPVFTPLGQGMLDWAAVFDAAEEAAVEWYIYEQDACDGDVFDALRRSYEFLAAHA, from the coding sequence GTGTCGAACATCGGCATTGCCCTGCAGCTCTATACGGTTCGCGATGCGGCCGCGCACGACCTGCCCGGCACGCTGCGCCGTTGCCGCGAGGCGGGATTTGACTACGTGCAATGGAGCGCCATGCCGGATTTGCCCGCCCCGGCCATTCGTGACGCCCTCGATCAGGCCGGCCTGAAGGCTATCGCCGCCCACTGCGCCGTCGAACCCCTTGAAACGGACTTGGCGGCCGTCAGCGCATTCTGGCGCACCGTCGGCGCGCCCGACCTCGCGTCCGGCGGCATGATGAGCGATTGCCTCGATTCGATCGATGCCTGGCGGCGCGGCGCGGCACGGCTCGATGCACTTGGCGCGCGCCTGCGCGGCGCCGGAATGCGCCTGTCTTATCACAACCACGCCTTCGAGCTGGAACGCTTTGCCGGGGACCCGCGGCTCAAACTCGATATCCTTTACGAGGAAACGGACGCAACGCATCTCTGTGCCGAATTCGACACGGCTTGGCTGGCCGTGGGCGGCGCTGATCCCGCCGCTTACATCCGCAAATACGCAGGCCGGTGCCCTCTGCTGCACGTGAAAGACCTTGCCCCAGCCCGCGATGCGCCCGGACGCCCCGTGTTCACGCCGCTCGGGCAGGGCATGCTCGACTGGGCCGCGGTGTTTGACGCCGCGGAAGAGGCCGCCGTTGAGTGGTATATTTACGAGCAGGACGCCTGTGACGGCGACGTGTTCGACGCGCTTCGCAGAAGCTATGAGTTCCTCGCAGCCCACGCGTGA